The DNA sequence GCTTACGCTTCGATTAAATTACACGAGACTTAAATGGGTAACCCTATTATTTTATTTCATGATTTTGGAGAAGCTGAACTTCTAAGAGAAGGTGATATAAAGATAAATTTTGATTGAATTCAGTATTTAAATTTAGTAGACAAGAAAATACTACTTCCAGCTAGCTCAAGTTTGCGTGTAAAATTCCACTACCAGGAGTTAGTAATTAAAAATTCGTGAAATATTATAACTCATTTAAGATTCCATTCGGGCATTCGTGGCAAAAAGACATGACCACATAATCATTTTGTATTAAAAATTAATATACATTTGTGACCACCAAGTCACATTCATGCCGAAACAAACATTTTTCAAACTCAAAGAAGAGAAAAAAGAGGCCATCATTCAGGCATTCTTATTCGAATTTAGTCATCACTCTTATGAGGATGCTTCTATAACAGCTGTTGTCAAGAAGCTTGGAATTGCCAAAGGAAGCATTTATCAATATTTTGAAGACAAACTAGATCTGTTTCTTTATCTCAAGGAAGAAAGCGAACAAACCAAGATGCAATACATCATGCATCTAAACAGAGCCAACTATCCCGATTTTTGGAGCTATTATCGCGAACTTTATGTTCAAGGAATTAAATTTGATGAAGAACATCCTCTTCAAAGCCGTTTCCTCTACCACATCAACTTCCTAACAAGTTCAACAGCTATAAAAGAATTGGCTAAAAGCTGGAAAGAAAAAGCATTAGTCATGATGCAAGCCATGATTAAAAAAGAAATAGAGGAGGGGCATTTTAGAAACGATGTGCCTTTATTATCAATGGCTCACTTTCTATATACCATCAGTATTAGTATTGGTGAGTATATGGAGAGAATACATCAGGTTGATGTGGGCAAGAATTTAGATCAGGAACTCCCCTTATTGCAAGGAACCCAAGAGTCCTTATTAAAATCCATTGATGCCTATATTATTTTACTAAAACCTTCATTCAACAAATCATGATCAAAGTCAAAAACCTAGATTATAGCTATCCAAAAGGAGAAACTCCAACTCTAAAAGGGCTAAATTTTGAAATAGAAAAAGGAGAAATATTTGGTTTTCTTGGGCCAAGTGGCGCTGGAAAAAGTACTTGTCAGAAGATCCTCTATAAAATCATTGGTAATTATAATGGGGAAATCAGTATCGACAATAAAGATTTAAAAGAATGGGGTCGCGATTATTTTCAAGATATTGGAGTGGGTTTTGAATTGCCCAATCATTACGGAAAACTCACTGCTTTGGAGAATCTTCAATTATTTTCCGCCTTTTATTCCTCCAAAAAAGTGCAGAACCTAAACTCCTTATTAGAAATTGTTGGATTAGAAAAAGAAGCGAACAAGCCAGTAGATTCCTATTCAAAAGGAATGAAAATGCGATTGAATTATGTGAGAGCCATTATGCATAATCCGAATATCTTGTTTTTCGATGAACCTACTTCGGGTTTAGATCCAATAAATGCACAAACCATCAAACAACATATCCTCAGCTTAAAAAATCTAGGTAAAACCATTTTCATCACCACTCACGATATGGCCACTGCTGATGAACTCTGTGATAGGGTTTCATTTATTGTAGATGGAGAAATCATCATCACCGAAAAACCGGCAGATCTAAAACTCCAACACGGTAGGGACCTGGTAAAGGTAGAATTGAAAAATGGAAAGAATGCAGAATTCCCTTTGACTAAATTGGGAGAGAATTTGGAATTCGGTAAGTTTATAAAGGAAAAAGAAATTCTGAGAATACACACTCAAGAAGCAAGTTTAGAGGAGGTTTTTATAAAAATAACGGGCAAAAACTTAAAATAATGAAGAGCTTTATCACTCAAATCCGTTGGCAATTTGTCATTTTATATAAGAACAACCTGATTGCCATTAGCATTGCTGTTACAGCCATTTATGCGCTCATCTTCTATTTGATTAAAGATCTACCAAATGTAGAACCCTTTTTAACGCTACTAATTTACATTGATCCAGCTATTATTGGGTTATTCTTTATAGGTTTAAGTGTGATTATGGAACATAACGAAAATGTATTGCCTGCTTTATTCGTGACACCTGTTTCTTATCATCATTATTTACTCTCTAAAATCATAGCACTTTCTATAGTGGGTTGGGCTTGTGCCAGCGGAATGACATTGGCTATCCTGGGTTTTGATGTTCAGTGGTTGCATTTTTCGGCTGGAGTATTTTTTACTTGCATCATATTCAGTTTGCTGGGTTTATTTGTGGTGAGCTTTACGACCGAATTCTTAAGCTTTATGCTTAGATCTATCCCACTCATGTTAACATTCAGTCTTCCTTTATTCAATTATTTTGGTCTAAGCGATATTTCCTTATTCCAGTTTTCTCCCATTCAAGGACCACTTGACCTAACTGTTTTTTCTTTTGATACTCAAACTGAAATATGGCCAATAATCTGGGCTTATCTTTCTAGCATCATCTGGATACCCCTCCTCTATTTTGTGGTTTATAGAACCTTTGTGAAACGAATAATAAAAGCAAGCTAAATGAAAAATCTCCTTTTACTTTCCATCACAGATTTTAAGCTGATATTTCGTGATTCCAGTTTACGTATATTCTTAGCTATGCCACTATT is a window from the Lentimicrobium sp. L6 genome containing:
- a CDS encoding ABC transporter ATP-binding protein, encoding MIKVKNLDYSYPKGETPTLKGLNFEIEKGEIFGFLGPSGAGKSTCQKILYKIIGNYNGEISIDNKDLKEWGRDYFQDIGVGFELPNHYGKLTALENLQLFSAFYSSKKVQNLNSLLEIVGLEKEANKPVDSYSKGMKMRLNYVRAIMHNPNILFFDEPTSGLDPINAQTIKQHILSLKNLGKTIFITTHDMATADELCDRVSFIVDGEIIITEKPADLKLQHGRDLVKVELKNGKNAEFPLTKLGENLEFGKFIKEKEILRIHTQEASLEEVFIKITGKNLK
- a CDS encoding TetR/AcrR family transcriptional regulator, with protein sequence MPKQTFFKLKEEKKEAIIQAFLFEFSHHSYEDASITAVVKKLGIAKGSIYQYFEDKLDLFLYLKEESEQTKMQYIMHLNRANYPDFWSYYRELYVQGIKFDEEHPLQSRFLYHINFLTSSTAIKELAKSWKEKALVMMQAMIKKEIEEGHFRNDVPLLSMAHFLYTISISIGEYMERIHQVDVGKNLDQELPLLQGTQESLLKSIDAYIILLKPSFNKS